AAACGCTGAAGAGAGCGCACAAACTCGGCGAGCCGCCTGCCTACTACGCCGTGCTCGCCCTTGATGGTGACCAGATCGGCCGATGGCTCAGCGGCGAAAAGTCGCCCCGCGTTGGCGGTGTCATGAGTCCCAAAGCTCGCGATTACTTCGAGCAGAAGATGCTTCCCGCAATGAGCACTGACGAAAAGCGGAAGCTCGCCGAGGCGTTGCAAAAACTTCTTTCGGACGGCAACGCTCCGGAGAAGCCCGCTGATTGGAAGGGGCAATGGCCGCCGCAGTCGTCCGAAGATTGGATTCGCTCCTGGCTAGCGTCGCCTCGTCCGATCAGCCCGTCGTGGCATCTCCAGTTCAGTGAGGCGCTGGCCAACTTCGGCCTCTACGCAGCTCGCCGCATTGTCGAAGAAGTCCACCACGGCCAGCTTATCTATTCCGGCGGCGATGACGTCCTGGCCATGCTCCCGGCGGACGAAGCCGTCGCTTGTGCTGCAAACTTGCGTGCGGCGTTCCAAGGCAGGCTGAAGGATATGACCGACGAGTGTCGGCGTCTCTTCCGACAGGAAGCGCCGGAGGGGTTTCTTTGGCTCGCTGAGCCCAAGCCGGGAGAACCCTCCTGGCCGTTGCTCGTGCCAGGCCCACGCATGACCGTCTCCGTCGGCCTCGCCATCGGCCATATCAAGGAACCGCTGCAGGACCTGATTCAAGAGGCTCAACGCGCCGAGAAACGCGCCAAGGCCGCACCGGAAAAACTGGTCTTCGACCGGTCCGACGCAGACTCCGCCAAACACGCCGAACGCTGGAAGGCTACGGAAGGCTGGGACCGGGACGCGCTGGCCGTGACGCTGTTCAAGCGCAGCGGCGAGACCATCCACTGGGGTGCCAGGTTCGAGTCGCCGGCCTTTGCGCTCCTCCACTTCGTGCAAAAGCACTACCGCACGCCGTGGGACGATCCCAAGCGGGAGACTGCCATCACCGGGCGTTTCCCCTACCGCCTCGCCGAACTGCTTCACCGCTACGGTGAAACCGCGAAGACCTCGGAACTGCTCGTCATTGCACGCAAAGAGATCGCGTTTGTCATTAGCCGCCAAACTTGCACGGACAAAGAGGCCGCTGAAAAAGGCTTGAACTTTACTCGCGAAGATTTCGAGCGGCTTTGCGGTCGATACTTGGAGCACCTAGCCCAGTTTGCTTGGACCCATCCCAACGAGGCCAAAACCACGCCTGCGCCGCGGCCACTGCGCGAATTCATCAATCTCTTCCTCCTCGAAGCCTTCATCCGCCGACAGGCAGATTGATCCATGAAAACCTACACGCTTGAACCTCAAGACCTGTTGTTCTTCCGCGATGCGCGGCCTATGGAAACCAGCGGCGGCCACGGCGCCCGTTGGCCGGAACCCTCCGTCATCTTCGACGCCCTTCATGCCGCCCTTTGGCGCGCCTTTCCGGAAAAGCGGGCGTGGGAGCATAAACACGATTACGGTCGCAGCAGCCATCGTCCGCGCAACGGCGATACCCAGCGCTTTGGCTCTCTCGTCAGCGCCGGCCTGTTCGCTGTCTGGACCGACGGCCGCTGGCTTTTCCCAGCGCCGGCAGACGCGACTGCCTCGGACGACACCGACGGCTGGTTGCTGGTGCCACAGGCCTCTCAGGGCTCGACCAATCTTCCGGCCCCGTTTCTCAAATGCACGGTGGCCAGCCGCGCCAAACCCTCCAAAGAAACCGTCCAGCCATGGTGGAGCACCACCGCATGGAGGGATTACCTCGCCGGCCAGAAGCCAGCCCGTGCGGAGTTGTTCAGCCACGACGACCTGTTCGCCGCTGAATGGACCACGGGCATCGGCATTGACCCTGAAACGCAGACCCAGGACGGCCAGCGCATCTACAGCGCCGAATACCTCCGCCTGCGACCCAAGGTACGCTGCGGGTTTACCGCGAGCCTGCGCATGAAGCACAACGGCAGCGGCCGGGACCTACGCGAGTGCATCGAGCAACTCTTCGAAGCCACCGATACCATCATCGTGGGCGGTCAACAGCGGCCGTGTCGGGTGGAGCCTTCAAAAGAAAACGCGACACCCCCATTCCCCCTTGGAATGAGCCGTGACTTCCATTCCCATGGCGAGGCTGGAAACCAACGTTTGCTGGTCAAGTGGATCCTTCTTACCCCGGCCATCTGGCCAGAAATCAAGCCGGGCTTCACCAGGTCGCGGGAAGAGATCCGCGCACACCCCGGCGGCTGGCTGCCAAACTGGATTTGCCCCAACAGCGGCAAAGTGCTGCTCCACCACCGTCCCGGCGAGGTTCGACGGGTCTGGGACGAAACCAAAGGCCGCACGGTGCGCCGGGCCGACAACGAAACGAATATTGCCGCCCACCTCGTTGCTGCCTGCGTGCCCAAACCGACCCCAGTCACTGGTTGGACCGAGCGGCTGCACCTCCTGCAAGACGAGCGTGAGAAGTGGGCCCCAGGAGGCGACGACAAAGCCCACGGCCCGCGCCAGACCCATCTCGCTGTCCCGGCTGGCGCCGTCTATTACTTTGAGGCCGACTCGGAAACGGACGCGCGCAACCTAGCCGCAGCCCTCAATTGGCATGGCGGCCAGAAATCGGAAATCGAAAATCCGAAAGCCGAAATCCGGATGAATCGTCGCAGCACGCTGATGGGCGAGAAAGGCTTCGGCCTCGGCGTCTGCGGCACCTGGAAATTCTTCGGGACGTGAGCGGACGTCCGACCAACTGACTTTGAACAATGATTGAACTACAAACCAGACTATGAGCAGCAAACGCATCCTCTACCTGTTCACAAGAACGCTGCTCCACGTCGGCGCCGGCGCCAGCGTGGGCGCGATTGACCAACCCATCATCCGCGAACGCCACACTGGTTTCCCGGTTATTCCGGGCACAGCCTTGAAAGGCGTTCTGGCTGACGAGGAGCCCTTCCTGAAGAAAAGCGGAAGTGGCAAATGGGAACGCACCGACGTTGGTCGCGAAATCTTTGGCGACGAACGCACTGATGGGGAGAACACTCGCGCCGGCTCCGTTTCGTTCGGGGAGGCCAAGCTGCTGGCCTTTCCGGTGCGGTCGGGGCGCGGTTGTTTTGCCTGGCTTACGTGCCCGATCATACTCAAGCGATGGGCCCGCGAGGCGCGCCTTTCTCTCAGCCTGCAACCTGATCAAGAGCCGAAAAACAATGAGGCGTACTTCGACAAGGCGACTCTAGGCGATAAAGCGATCTTCGAAGACTACATCTACGTGTGGAAAGGCGAATTTCCGAGCAATGGGCAAACAGGCGCATGGCTCACACAGCTTGGGAAGGTGCTGACCGACGCGGTTTGGAAGGACTCGTGCTCCAAACACCTCGCACTGGTCAACGACGAAGCCCTCGCTCACTTTGTCCGCGCGGCTAGCGAGGTGTCTCAACATGTGCGGATCGATGACGAGACGGGTACTCAATTCCACGGCGCATTATTCAATCAGGAAAACGTTCCGGCGGAGGCCCTTTTCTTCGCGCCTCTGGTCGAGTTGCGCCCAGGTGCGCTCGCCAAGATTACACCTCCGGCGGTCATCCAGATCGGCGGGGACGCGACGACTGGACTGGGCTACTGCAGCGCGGAAATGAAGGAGGTGGGCGAATGAAAAATCTTGAGCAAGTCCGCGCCTTCAATGCGCTGTCGCCAGTGGCTAGGCAAGTTCGGGCGGGGGAAGGGGAAGGGGACGCGCTCAGCGGTTACCCTTCGCTCATCATCAACAACGGGTTGCTCGCCACCCTGGCGTTCAGCCTCGAAAAAAAGAAGCAGCATCTGCGCATCGCCACCGCCATCGCTCATCACTTGGCCAACCTGCCGGATGGCGAGAATCTGATCGCGCCCAAGCCCCCGACAGCCGAAGGGTTGCGGGACAAGTTAACCGAGTCGGATTCGCATCACCTCCAGCGGTGTACCACTGAAGCTGTGGCGTTTCTTACCTTTCTCAAGAGGTTCGCCGCATGATCTACGCCTGCAAAGAAACGCGCGAAGTCTGGCAGGCGCTTTGTCGCTCCAAGGCGCATTCCCGCACATTGGCACTGGAGCGATTCGTGGACTTCCCGAACAGCGAGAAAGACACAGACTGGCGTCGCCGGACCTGCGAAAGCATCCGCACAGGCCAGTTTTTTGCCCAGAAGATACGCCACTGGGGGCAGTTCATTGACCGCTTGGCGGGCAAGCCCGAACGCATTCTCGTTGGTCGGCTCCAGTCTCGTCTGGTCCTGAATGCTGCAGGTGGCGTGCTGGAAAACGGCGGGATGTGCCTGGACCGCATCAGTGGAATTCCGTTCATCCCTGGCAGCGCAGTCAAGGGTTGTGCCCGAC
The Verrucomicrobiota bacterium DNA segment above includes these coding regions:
- the cmr4 gene encoding type III-B CRISPR module RAMP protein Cmr4; protein product: MSSKRILYLFTRTLLHVGAGASVGAIDQPIIRERHTGFPVIPGTALKGVLADEEPFLKKSGSGKWERTDVGREIFGDERTDGENTRAGSVSFGEAKLLAFPVRSGRGCFAWLTCPIILKRWAREARLSLSLQPDQEPKNNEAYFDKATLGDKAIFEDYIYVWKGEFPSNGQTGAWLTQLGKVLTDAVWKDSCSKHLALVNDEALAHFVRAASEVSQHVRIDDETGTQFHGALFNQENVPAEALFFAPLVELRPGALAKITPPAVIQIGGDATTGLGYCSAEMKEVGE
- the cmr5 gene encoding type III-B CRISPR module-associated protein Cmr5, with amino-acid sequence MKNLEQVRAFNALSPVARQVRAGEGEGDALSGYPSLIINNGLLATLAFSLEKKKQHLRIATAIAHHLANLPDGENLIAPKPPTAEGLRDKLTESDSHHLQRCTTEAVAFLTFLKRFAA